A window of uncultured Fretibacterium sp. contains these coding sequences:
- the moaC gene encoding cyclic pyranopterin monophosphate synthase MoaC: MERPGQDALTHSDLTHFNDEGRARMVDVSDKSETERIACAAGTVHLNEDTLRRIEEGRIGKGDVLAVAQVAGIMAAKRTSDLIPMCHPLMLTGVDIRFRFFRNGGRCGVDIACTVRCRERTGVEMEALTGVSVAALTIYDMCKAVQRDIRIGEIRLLSKSGGRSGDYRAGGDPWIEEGTACPA, encoded by the coding sequence ATGGAAAGGCCGGGACAGGACGCTTTGACGCACTCTGATCTGACGCACTTCAACGACGAAGGGCGGGCGCGGATGGTGGACGTCTCGGACAAGTCGGAGACCGAGCGCATCGCGTGCGCCGCCGGGACCGTCCACCTGAACGAGGACACGCTGCGGCGGATCGAGGAGGGGCGGATCGGGAAGGGGGACGTCCTGGCCGTGGCCCAGGTGGCGGGGATCATGGCCGCGAAGAGGACCTCCGACCTGATCCCGATGTGTCATCCCCTCATGCTGACGGGGGTGGACATCCGGTTCCGTTTTTTTCGGAACGGCGGCCGATGCGGCGTCGATATCGCCTGCACGGTGCGATGCCGTGAGCGCACCGGGGTCGAGATGGAGGCTCTGACGGGCGTGTCCGTGGCGGCCCTGACGATCTACGACATGTGCAAGGCCGTGCAGAGGGACATCCGCATCGGAGAAATCCGCCTGCTGAGCAAGTCCGGAGGACGCAGCGGGGACTATCGGGCCGGCGGGGATCCTTGGATCGAGGAGGGAACGGCGTGCCCAGCGTGA